A window of the Helianthus annuus cultivar XRQ/B chromosome 4, HanXRQr2.0-SUNRISE, whole genome shotgun sequence genome harbors these coding sequences:
- the LOC110932946 gene encoding disease resistance protein RUN1 → MKKRVKIKGENVRFNLDLWHAFGKDLPIQEYKKESQQVVQYAAGLPLTIKVLGSFLCGKDKPEWVDALERLKTIPLKETLEKLELSYASLEDDYKEIFLDVACILKGWEKNKAISMLESCGFQARIGLRVLEQRSLITFHDVDDDVNDLYLSMHDHVEEMGKNIVRRLHPDEPNKHSRLWIQEEIEDVLDDDLGSEAARCIRLKLTPDLVLEGLGNMKKLRCLIIDEVSLYFPNALRYLKWPGYPHGCLPKTFQANNLVELDLSGSKIEQLWVGGKVLKKLKSITLSRSKLKTLDLGLTPNLVRLDLSFCNDLVELHVPVGCLKGLTYLNLQQCNQLKSVSFIKDLESLEFLNVSDLHLKESEGIILCHSNSNLQELRFDGNDIENLPLSIGNLHKLVMLSFNRCDKLKSLPGSICSLHYLRVLSLADCGIEELPEDIGQLECLEELDLRRSKIKHLPDSICKLKYLKALILRSCNIIRDIPPSICKLKHLKKLYLSNCSGLEKLPENLGDLESLITLELRSTKIRDVPSSICKLKHLKYLLLSNCSGLEKLPENLGDLESLKTLDLSSTKIRDVPSSICKLKHLHYLGLSNCSGLEKLPENLGDLESLEELDLTSTKIRDVPSSICKLKHLDYLGLSNCSRLEKLPENIGDLESLYTLDLTSTKIRDVPSSICNLKHLNHLRLSNCSGLEKLPENIGDLESLYTLDLTDTPISHLPDSISLLKDLKITGYERRIDPDAILFQEQQHITFAPKRRRANTEATTSDAGGKVKERKMEDH, encoded by the exons ATGAAGAAACGGGTCAAGATTAAGGGGGAGAATGTTAGATTTAATCTTGACTTATg GCACGCATTTGGGAAAGATCTTCCAATTCAAGAGTATAAAAAGGAATCACAACAAGTTGTACAATATGCTGCTGGCCTTCCCTTGAcaatcaaagttttgggttcattTCTGTGTGGTAAAGACAAGCCTGAATGGGTGGATGCATTAGAAAGACTTAAAACAATACCATTGAAGGAGACTCTTGAAAAATTGGAGTTAAGCTATGCAAGTCTGGAGGATGACTACAAAGAAATATTCCTTGATGTTGCATGCATATTGAAGGGGTGGGAGAAAAACAAAGCAATAAGTATGCTTGAAAGTTGTGGATTTCAGGCTAGAATTGGTTTAAGAGTTCTTGAGCAGAGATCTCTAATAACTTttcatgatgttgatgatgatgttaaTGATCTTTATTTGAGCATGCATGACCATGTTGAAGAAATGGGTAAGAATATCGTACGTCGTTTGCACCCGGATGAGCCCAACAAACATAGCAGATTATGGATTCAGGAAGAAATTGAAGATGTGCTGGATGATGACTTG GGTTCTGAAGCAGCAAGGTGTATACGTCTAAAGCTCACCCCTGATCTTGTTTTGGAAGGTCTTGGAAACATGAAGAAACTTAGATGCCTTATT ATTGATGAAGTTAGTCTATACTTTCCAAATGCGTTACGATACTTGAAATGGCCCGGTTACCCTCATGGGTGTTTACCAAAAACCTTTCAAGCAAATAATCTTGTTGAGCTTGACCTGTCTGGCAGCAAAATCGAACAACTTTGGGTAGGGGGAAAG GTTCTTAAGAAGCTCAAATCCATTACACTCTCCCGCTCAAAGTTGAAGACCCTTGACCTTGGGTTGACTCCGAATCTTGTGAGGTTAGATCTTTCATTTTGTAATGATTTGGTAGAACTTCATGTGCCAGTTGGATGCTTAAAAGGGCTTACGTACCTAAACCTCCAGCAATGTAACCAGTTGAAATCTGTTTCGTTTATCAAGGATTTGGAATCACTTGAGTTTCTTAATGTTAGTGACTTACATCTAAAGGAGTCCGAGGGTATAATCCTGTGTCACTCCAACAGTAATCTGCAAGAGCTTCGTTTTGATGGCAATGATATAGAAAACCTGCCTTTATCAATTGGAAATCTACATAAACTTGTTATGCTATCCTTCAATAGATGCGACAAACTCAAAAGTCTTCCAGGAAGCATCTGTAGTTTACATTATTTAAGAGTTCTTTCTCTTGCAGATTGTGGCATAGAGGAATTGCCTGAGGACATTGGCCAGTTGGAGTGTTTAGAAGAGCTAGATTTAAGACGTTCAAAAATTAAACATCTCCCGGATAGCATTTGTAAGTTGAAATATCTTAAAGCTCTCATTCTAAGATCTTGCAATATAATAAGAGATATTCCACCCAGCATTTGTAAGTTAAAACATCTCAAGAAGCTTTACCTTTCTAATTGTTCTGGACTTGAGAAACTACCAGAGAACCTAGGAGATTTAGAAAGTTTGATTACACTAGAACTAAGATCAACCAAGATAAGAGATGTTCCATCCAGCATCTGTAAGCTAAAGCATCTCAAATATCTTCTCCTTTCTAATTGTTCTGGACTTGAGAAACTACCAGAGAACCTAGGAGATTTAGAAAGTTTGAAGACACTAGATCTATCATCAACCAAGATAAGAGATGTTCCATCCAGCATCTGTAAGCTAAAGCATCTCCATTATCTTGGCCTTTCTAATTGTTCTGGACTTGAGAAACTACCAGAGAACCTAGGAGATTTAGAAAGTTTGGAAGAATTAGATCTAACATCAACCAAGATAAGAGATGTTCCATCCAGCATTTGTAAGCTAAAGCATCTTGATTATCTTGGCCTTTCTAATTGTTCTAGACTTGAGAAACTACCAGAGAACATAGGAGATTTAGAAAGTTTGTATACACTAGATCTAACATCAACCAAGATAAGAGATGTTCCATCCAGCATCTGTAACCTAAAGCATCTCAATCATCTTCGCCTTTCTAATTGTTCTGGACTTGAGAAACTACCAGAGAACATAGGAGATTTAGAAAGTTTGTATACACTAGATCTAAC GGATACTCCTATAAGTCATCTTCCCGATAGCATATCTTTGTTGAAAGATCTTAAAATTACTGGATACGAAAGAAGGATTGATCCAGATGCAATTCTATTTCAAGAACAACAACATATTACATTTGCTCCCAAAAGGAGAAGGGCCAATACTGAAGCAACAACAAGCGATGCAG GTGGCAAGGTTAAAGAACGAAAGATGGAGGATCACTAA